From one Brachypodium distachyon strain Bd21 chromosome 4, Brachypodium_distachyon_v3.0, whole genome shotgun sequence genomic stretch:
- the LOC104584998 gene encoding uncharacterized protein LOC104584998, translating to MALLFLRDPSLDMTISLKKYQANAKTCDIIFSTVSDGEFNKISNLTDAKKIWDLLVEVHEGTTTVKDSRVTRLISQFDRVMLEPNETVSSLYDRMSTIVNELNTLDDHNITDLMQNRRFFRALPMDYTTVCELIKHRADFKELTPTWVLGRIVSYELDQKEKRLIHGSGSSSKKNNVALKAKKSSKKIVSSSEESEESSSSDEESNDELALFVKRFNKKFGSKFENKLKYQGESSSSKFRKSAHRKNSDMAKRACFNCGKKGHFIAECPEKADEDKEKKSFKKHSHRKNHDRHKKKDWKKDSAHKKKDSSEDDSGDDCSSLSCFMAKSSKFIIEKQEDLLITEIKKNTNMANELKRLKSKFRAMEKVHKDLKKTHAEISLNYVSIKLEHENLKISHEDIQTENLDLNAKLVDLPQHGDSSEVCPKCNSSVNNIPQITTSHAVTQTDFPDSSDIASSFTTIGESCSVVTNPSPSDLSLAEENAKLKMQIEAGILKCHQGTETLNQILGLQIPRRRKDGIGFERKYNVNGDA from the exons ATGGCCTTGTTGTTCCTCAGGGACCCATCTCTGGATATGACTATCTCTCTGAAGAAGTATCAAGCAAATGCCAAAACTTGtgatatcatcttctcaaCTGTCAGTGATGGTGAGTTCAATAAGATTAGCAATCTTACGGACGCAAAGAAGATTTGGGATCTTCTCGTTGAAGTCCATGAAGGGACAACCACTGTCAAAGATTCTAGAGTTACTCGCCTCATCAGTCAGTTTGACCGTGTCATGCTTGAGCCCAATGAGACCGTTTCTTCACTCTACGATCGCATGAGCACCATCGTGAACGAGCTGAACACTCTCGATGATCACAATATCACTGacttgatgcaaaacagaaggtTTTTTCGAGCTCTCCCCATGGACTACACTACTGTCTGTGAGCTGATCAAGCATAGAGCAGACTTCAAGGAATTAACTCCCACCTGGGTTCTTGGAAGAATCGTGTCCTATGAACTTGAccaaaaagagaagagattgATCCATGGTTCGGGATCCAGTTCGAAGAAGAACAATGTTGCACTCAAGGCTAAGAAATCGTCCAAGAAGATTGTCAGCTCcagtgaagaatctgaagaaTCATCTTCGTCTGATGAAGAATCTAATGACGAGCTTGCTCTTTTTGTGAAGAGGTTCAATAAGAAGTTTGGAAGTAAGTTTGAAAACAAACTGAAGTATCAAGGTGAATCCAGCTCCTCCAAGTTTCGGAAATCAGCTCATCGGAAGAATTCTGATATGGCCAAAagagcttgcttcaactgtggcaagAAAGGCCACTTCATTGCTGAGTGCCCCGAGAAAGCtgatgaagacaaggagaagaaaagcttCAAGAAGCACTCTCACAGGAAGAACCATGATcgtcacaagaagaaggattgGAAAAAGGACTCcgctcacaagaagaagg ATTCATCAGAAGATGACTCCGGAGACGATTGTTCCTCACTATCATGCTTCATGGCAAAATCCTCTAAG ttcatcattgagaagcaagaagacCTGCTTATCActgagatcaagaagaacactaACATGGCTAATGAACTCAAAAGGCTCAAATCTAAGTTTCGGGCCATGGAAAAGGTTCataaggatctgaagaaaactCATGCTGAGATTAGTCTTAACTATGTTTCGATTAAACTCGAGCATGAAAATTTGAAGATTTCTCATGAGGACATCCAAACTGAGAATCTTGATCTCAATGCTAAGCTAGTTGACTTACCTCAACACGGTGATTCCTCTGAAGTATGCCCTAAATGCAATTCTTCAGTGAACAACATTCCTCAAATCACCACTTCACATGCTGTGACTCAAACTGATTTCCCTGATTCATCCGATATTGCTTCTAGCTTTACTACTATTGGTGAATCTTGCTCTGTTGTCACTAACCCTTCACCTAGTGATCTTTCACTGgctgaagaaaatgctaagttGAAGATGCAGATTGAGGCTGGTATCCTCAAGTGTCACCAAGGGACTGAAACCTTGAACCAGATTCTTGGTCTTCAAATTCCTCGCCGACGCAAGGATGGTATCGGTTTTGAGAGGAAGTACAATGTTAATGGTGATGCTTGA
- the LOC100826164 gene encoding uncharacterized protein LOC100826164: protein MAAAQPRIDITTTTTSIADGPDGGALAFSVLHDLVGAACFLASHPLHAAYALFFSRYLLRLASFFCPLLVSTALLLLVLATVAPYAAATPGWAGARSSMGRTWAIAVAALCAELRPDSTGGGAGLLGQLCSFVLGPGDAAAVLRFGEIMGELCHSSTSASCCFLLEENHKGLLLLSPGEEWNNLAAEPPLQSAAAGEKYLLGHEDFDEIKDEIEEKNVVSEDLKKGPGSSSENRCPSDERENNIKEQSFILPDVEGVEEKGLDGDPVVPMEIKKCGLVKSHSSISRRIRQWEAATSGNFRGVLDVTLGNPVKPTLEKGSFKDVKGSTQLETGSCIRKRQEISSVEESVTKQPDQEYIHVKKRDPKTEADTEICSKDVQAEESAFIAEPGLELQEQKHKGSQDGPELQEHEYRHVQPEQEFQEENKNDAQPEQESQETKHKPASIARRVQHSGASSTTEKPVSEEGSPRKEKEWKKTLACKLYEERIQLKLCRGRAAAAGGECGDDMDMLWEAYETAGGGNRQREEIVVEPGDGGESEEEDGPDEGPVRQLCCLQALKFSTRKMNFGGGGKPSLAKISKVLKRMTALSRVGSRRK, encoded by the coding sequence aTGGCCGCCGCACAGCCGCGCATCgacatcaccaccaccaccaccagcattGCCGACGgccccgacggcggcgcgctggCGTTCTCGGTGCTCCACGACCTTGTCGGCGCCGCGTGCTTCCTCGCCTCGCACCCGCTCCACGCCGCCTAcgccctcttcttctcccgcTACCTCCTGCGGCTCGCCTCCTTCTTCTGCCCGCTCCTCGTCTCCACGGCGCTCCTCCTGCTCGTGCTCGCCACCGTCGCGCcctacgccgccgccacgccgggGTGGGCCGGGGCGAGGTCATCCATGGGCCGGACCTGGgccatcgccgtcgccgcgctcTGCGCGGAGCTCCGGCCCGAcagcaccggcggcggggccggccTGCTGGGCCAGCTCTGCTCCTTCGTTCTCGGCCCGGGAGACGCCGCCGCGGTGCTTCGTTTCGGCGAGATCATGGGTGAGTTGTGTCACAGTAGTACTAGCGCTTCTTGTTGCTTTCTGTTGGAGGAAAATCACAAgggcttgctgctgctgtcacCTGGTGAAGAGTGGAACAACCTTGCTGCTGAGCCACCGTTGCagagtgctgctgctggagagAAATACTTGTTGGGCCATGAGGATTTTGATGAGATCAAGGATGAAATCGAGGAGAAGAATGTAGTTTCTGAGGATCTCAAAAAGGGCCCTGGCTCTTCTTCAGAGAACCGCTGTCCAAGTGACGAGAGAGAGAATAACATCAAGGAACAGAGTTTCATCCTGCCTGATGTGGAAGGTGTCGAGGAGAAGGGACTGGATGGTGATCCTGTAGTGCCGATGGAAATCAAGAAATGTGGGCTGGTCAAGTCACATTCTTCGATTTCTCGGCGAATCAGACAATGGGAAGCCGCGACGTCTGGCAATTTCAGGGGGGTTCTTGATGTTACTCTCGGGAATCCGGTGAAACCCACTTTGGAGAAGGGGTCGTTCAAGGATGTGAAGGGAAGTACGCAGTTGGAGACTGGATCTTGCATCAGAAAACGCCAAGAAATTTCTTCTGTTGAAGAATCTGTCACAAAACAGCCAGATCAGGAATATATACATGTCAAGAAACGGGACCCGAAGACTGAAGCCGACACCGAAATATGCAGCAAAGATGTTCAAGCTGAAGAAAGCGCCTTCATTGCCGAGCCAGGACTAGAATTACAAGAACAGAAGCACAAGGGTTCGCAGGATGGACCAGAATTACAAGAGCACGAGTACAGACATGTGCAGCCTGAGCAAGAATTTCAAGAAGAGAACAAGAATGACGCGCAACCTGAACAAGAATCGCAAGAAACGAAACACAAGCCGGCGTCGATCGCTCGGCGTGTGCAGCACTCAGGGGCCTCGTCGACAACGGAGAAGCCCGTGAGCGAGGAAGGGTCGCCACGCAAGGAGAAGGAATGGAAGAAGACGCTGGCGTGCAAGCTGTACGAGGAGCGGATCCAGCTGAAGCTctgccgcggccgcgccgccgccgccggcggggaatGCGGCGACGACATGGACATGCTCTGGGAGGCCTACgagacggccggcggcggcaacaggCAGAGAGAAGAAATTGTTGTTGAACCGGGAGATGGGGGTGagtcggaggaggaagatgggcCGGATGAAGGCCCAGTGAGGCAGCTGTGCTGCCTGCAGGCTCTCAAGTTCTCCACGAGGAAGATGAActttggtggcggcggcaagcCGAGCCTGGCCAAGATCTCCAAGGTCCTGAAGCGGATGACCGCGCTGTCCAGGGTCGGATCCCGGCGTAAATGA